The Ranitomeya imitator isolate aRanImi1 chromosome 3, aRanImi1.pri, whole genome shotgun sequence genome has a window encoding:
- the ALG11 gene encoding GDP-Man:Man(3)GlcNAc(2)-PP-Dol alpha-1,2-mannosyltransferase, whose product MALCWCSLLRMLTSLFIPALIVSVTVSFLLFVLLLCVRFWVGKKRAASVQLDKDGKEQKVVAFFHPYCNAGGGGERVLWCALRALQKRYKNAVYVVYTGDKEVSGEDILNGAVGRFNITLNYPVKFVFLEKRYLVEDRLYPHFTLLGQSLGSILLGWEALVKCIPDIYIDSMGYAFTLPLFKYLGGCRVGCYVHYPTISTDMLSVVRDHSARFNNAAFISNNPVLSRLKLIYYVLFALIYGWVGSCSDVVIVNSTWTFNHILELWKCSDRLSIVYPPCDVKTFLDMELNQKQERTEHSLVSVGQFRPEKDHKLQIRAFDTLLAKKTAEERKNLKLILIGGCRNKQDELRVAELRKLSADMRVPVEFKVNIPFEELKKHLSEATIGLHTMWNEHFGIGVVECMAAGTIILAHNSGGPKLDIVIPYEGHDTGYLADSEESYAAAMDRILSMSEEHRLQIRQSARHSVSRFSDHEFEVNFISATEMLFK is encoded by the exons ATGGCGCTGTGCTGGTGCTCCCTGTTACG CATGCTGACATCACTCTTCATTCCTGCACTTATTGTTAGTGTCACTGTCAGTTTCCTGTTGTTTGTTCTTCTCCTTTGTGTCCGATTCTGGGTCGGGAAGAAGAGAGCAGCATCTGTACAACTCGACAAAGATGGCAAAGAGCAGAAAGTAGTGGCTTTCTTTCATCCCTACTGCAATGCAGGAGGTGGAGGAGAAAGGGTGCTGTGGTGTGCACTGCGTGCTTTACAGAAAAG GTACAAAAATGCTGTATATGTCGTTTACACTGGTGACAAAGAGGTCTCGGGAGAGGACATCCTTAATGGGGCAGTTGGCAGATTCAATATAACATTAAACTACCCTGTTAAGTTTGTGTTTCTAGAAAAACGTTACCTGGTGGAAGACAGACTTTATCCACATTTCACCCTGCTGGGACAGAGTTTAGGATCCATTCTTTTAGGCTGGGAGGCTCTAGTAAAATGCATTCCTGATATTTATATTGATTCAATGGGCTATGCATTTACATTGCCTTTATTCAAATATCTCGGGGGCTGTCGTGTGGGCTGCTACGTGCACTACCCAACCATCAGTACAGACATGCTGTCTGTTGTCCGGGACCACAGTGCTAGATTCAACAATGCTGCTTTCATTTCCAACAACCCTGTTCTGAGCAGACTGAAGCTGATTTACTATGTTTTGTTTGCACTTATATATGGTTGGGTTGGATCTTGCAGTGATGTGGTAATAGTTAACTCTACGTGGACCTTCAACCACATCTTGGAATTGTGGAAATGCAGTGATCGCCTCAGTATTGTATATCCACCTTGTGATGTAAAGACATTTTTAGATATGGAATTGAATCAGAAGCAAGAGAGAACAGAGCACTCTTTGGTTTCTGTTGGGCAATTTAGGCCAGAGAAGGACCACAAACTGCAGATTCGTGCATTTGATACTTTACTGGCCAAGAAAACAGCGGAAGAAAGAAAAAATCTGAAACTTATTCTTATTGGGGGTTGTCGCAATAAACAAGATGAGCTCCGAGTAGCAGAGCTGAGGAAACTTAGCGCAGACATGAGAGTTCCTGTGGAGTTTAAAGTTAACATTCCTTTTGAAGAACTGAAGAAACATCTCAGTGAAGCCACCATTGGTCTACATACCATGTGGAATGAGCACTTTGGAATTG GAGTGGTGGAGTGCATGGCAGCGGGAACAATCATTTTGGCTCATAATTCTGGAGGTCCCAAACTGGACATTGTCATCCCATATGAGGGCCATGATACCGGCTATTTGGCAGACAGTGAGGAGAGCTATGCTGCTGCTATGGACCGTATCCTGTCTATGTCCGAAGAGCACAGGCTACAGATCCGGCAGAGCGCGCGTCACTCTGTCTCGAGATTCTCCGACCACGAGTTTGAAGTCAATTTCATTTCTGCTACAGAGATGCTATTTAAATAA